In Bacillus sp. SB49, a single window of DNA contains:
- a CDS encoding RsfA family transcriptional regulator, with product MPKVRQDAWSHEDDLLLAETVLRHIREGSTQLRAFDEVGDLLNRTSAACGFRWNAEVRQKYEQAVELAKKQRKEKKRNEAKQQVEYPQPSRSVPEEKEVAEHHAYTYTEPLEQAIPGPRKDDLNLTDVIRFLDTLQKETSASGPVQQQLNQLEAQNEELMERNNQLSRQLESMSEDYQALIQIMDRARKMVLFDEQDATFKPQFRMEKNGNLKNVAR from the coding sequence ATGCCTAAAGTAAGGCAGGATGCCTGGTCTCATGAAGATGATTTATTATTAGCAGAAACGGTGCTTCGTCATATCCGTGAAGGAAGCACTCAGTTACGTGCCTTTGATGAAGTCGGCGACCTTTTAAACCGTACGTCTGCCGCCTGTGGTTTCCGTTGGAATGCAGAAGTACGCCAAAAGTATGAACAAGCAGTAGAACTAGCGAAGAAACAGCGGAAAGAAAAGAAACGGAATGAAGCGAAGCAGCAAGTGGAATACCCGCAGCCTTCCCGTTCTGTTCCGGAAGAGAAAGAAGTGGCCGAACACCATGCCTACACCTATACAGAACCGCTGGAACAAGCGATTCCCGGCCCACGTAAAGACGACCTTAACCTAACAGATGTTATCCGTTTCCTGGATACTCTTCAAAAAGAAACGTCCGCTTCCGGACCAGTTCAACAACAGTTGAATCAATTGGAGGCACAGAACGAAGAATTGATGGAACGGAACAATCAACTGTCACGTCAACTAGAATCGATGTCAGAGGATTACCAGGCATTGATACAGATCATGGACCGCGCAAGAAAAATGGTTCTATTCGACGAGCAGGATGCTACTTTCAAACCGCAGTTCCGAATGGAGAAGAATGGAAATCTGAAGAATGTAGCCCGCTAG
- the aspS gene encoding aspartate--tRNA ligase produces the protein MERTNGGKLRKDHIGQEVTLKGWVQKRRDLGGLIFIDLRDRSGIVQVVFNPATSERALKTAEEVRSEFVLEVKGQVVARESATVNKNLGTGEVEVAVQEVNILNKAKTPPFMIEDETDVSEDLRLKYRYLDLRRKEMQDTFRLRSQTTNAIRNFLDGEEFLDMETPMLTKSTPEGARDYLVPSRVHEGQFYALPQSPQLFKQMLMMAGFEKYYQIARCFRDEDLRADRQPEFTQVDIETSFMSKDEIMSMTERMMKHVMKEVKGLDIETPFLRMPFDEAMERFGSDKPDTRFGLELVNISELVKDSGFKVFSSAVASGGQVSAINVKGKADDFSRKDIDKLTEDVKVYGAKGLAWLKVKEGAFNGPIAKFFGDEEADALSAALEAEEGDLLLFVADKTSVVQDSLGALRLKLGRSLNLIDESKFHFLWVTDWPLFEYDEEDGRYYAAHHPFTMPENGDVDRLQGHPQDVKAEAYDIVLNGYELGGGSLRIYQKEMQEKMFEVLGFTKEEADEQFGFLMEALEYGTPPHGGIAFGLDRLIMLLAGRTNLRDTILFPKTASAQDPLTDAPGAVSTQQLEELHLQLKESGSDK, from the coding sequence ATGGAAAGAACGAATGGCGGTAAATTAAGGAAAGATCATATAGGTCAGGAAGTTACGTTAAAAGGATGGGTACAGAAACGAAGAGATTTAGGTGGATTGATTTTCATCGATCTCCGCGACAGGTCCGGTATCGTTCAAGTCGTCTTCAATCCGGCAACTTCAGAGAGGGCGCTGAAGACGGCAGAAGAAGTACGCAGTGAATTCGTCCTGGAAGTGAAAGGACAGGTCGTCGCCCGTGAGTCAGCAACCGTCAATAAAAATCTTGGAACCGGAGAAGTGGAAGTGGCGGTTCAAGAGGTCAACATTTTAAATAAAGCGAAAACCCCACCGTTCATGATTGAAGATGAAACGGATGTATCGGAAGATCTTCGCTTGAAATACCGCTACTTAGATCTTCGTCGTAAGGAAATGCAGGATACTTTCCGTCTTCGTTCTCAGACAACGAATGCCATCCGGAACTTCCTGGACGGGGAAGAGTTCCTGGATATGGAAACGCCGATGTTGACGAAGAGTACACCGGAAGGAGCACGTGATTATCTCGTTCCAAGTCGTGTTCATGAAGGGCAGTTTTATGCGCTGCCTCAATCTCCACAGCTGTTTAAACAGATGCTGATGATGGCTGGTTTTGAAAAGTATTATCAGATTGCCCGCTGTTTCCGTGATGAAGATTTAAGAGCGGACCGCCAGCCCGAATTCACCCAAGTCGATATCGAAACTTCGTTCATGTCCAAAGATGAAATCATGAGTATGACGGAGCGCATGATGAAGCACGTCATGAAAGAAGTAAAGGGATTGGATATAGAGACGCCTTTCCTGCGCATGCCGTTTGATGAAGCAATGGAGCGCTTTGGTTCCGACAAGCCGGATACACGTTTCGGCCTGGAGCTGGTCAATATCTCTGAACTTGTGAAAGATTCCGGTTTCAAAGTATTCAGCAGTGCTGTAGCTTCCGGAGGACAAGTCAGCGCAATCAATGTGAAAGGAAAAGCGGACGATTTCTCCCGCAAGGACATTGATAAGTTGACAGAGGACGTCAAAGTATACGGCGCTAAAGGGCTTGCTTGGTTAAAAGTGAAAGAAGGTGCGTTCAACGGGCCGATCGCCAAATTCTTTGGTGATGAGGAAGCAGATGCCCTAAGCGCAGCGCTGGAAGCAGAAGAAGGAGATCTTCTTTTGTTCGTAGCGGACAAAACATCGGTTGTTCAAGACAGCCTCGGTGCGCTCCGCTTGAAATTGGGACGTTCCTTGAACTTAATTGATGAAAGCAAGTTCCACTTCCTTTGGGTAACAGATTGGCCGCTGTTCGAGTACGATGAAGAGGATGGTCGTTACTATGCAGCCCATCACCCGTTCACGATGCCTGAAAACGGAGACGTGGATCGATTGCAGGGGCATCCGCAGGACGTCAAAGCGGAAGCATATGATATCGTACTGAACGGATACGAACTAGGCGGCGGCTCCCTTCGTATTTATCAGAAGGAAATGCAGGAAAAAATGTTTGAAGTACTAGGATTCACGAAAGAAGAAGCGGATGAACAGTTCGGATTCCTTATGGAAGCCTTAGAGTACGGGACTCCTCCACACGGGGGAATCGCTTTTGGATTGGACAGACTCATCATGCTTCTTGCCGGACGCACCAATCTCCGTGACACGATTCTATTCCCTAAAACGGCATCTGCTCAAGATCCATTGACAGATGCACCAGGGGCAGTAAGCACCCAGCAATTGGAAGAACTTCATCTGCAGCTGAAAGAATCCGGCTCGGATAAATGA
- the hisS gene encoding histidine--tRNA ligase, with protein MAINAPRGTQDILPGVVEKWQFVEQQLTELCRRFNYKEIRTPIFEHTELFQRGVGDSTDIVQKEMYTFQDRGDRSITLRPEGTASVVRSFVQNKVYGLPNQPTKYFYMGPMFRYERPQQGRQRQFVQFGIEALGSDDPAIDAEVLSLALNSYKTLGLKSLKLVLNSLGDKESREAHRQALVEHFEPHKEELCSDCQLRLDQNPLRVLDCKKDRDHPAMATAPSILDYLNDYSKDYFQRVKGHLDTMGIEYVIDPNLVRGLDYYNHTAFEIMSEADGFGAITTLSGGGRYTGLVQEVGGPETSGIGFAMSIERLLMALDAEGVELPVEQGMDCFVVAMGEEAEKESVRITNELRLNGLQADKDYLGKKMKGQFKAADRLGSRYVLVIGDQELEKQVINVKDMETGEQKEIALEEVVRYMQSKLAGGK; from the coding sequence ATGGCTATCAATGCCCCACGAGGCACCCAGGATATTTTGCCTGGTGTCGTAGAAAAATGGCAGTTTGTTGAACAACAGCTGACAGAACTATGCAGACGCTTTAATTATAAAGAAATCCGGACACCTATTTTCGAACACACGGAGTTGTTTCAAAGAGGTGTCGGGGACAGCACGGATATCGTACAGAAAGAAATGTACACCTTCCAGGACAGAGGCGACAGGAGTATCACACTGAGACCGGAAGGGACAGCCTCCGTCGTGCGTTCCTTCGTCCAGAACAAAGTGTACGGTCTTCCGAACCAGCCGACGAAATACTTCTATATGGGGCCGATGTTCCGTTATGAGCGTCCGCAGCAGGGGAGACAGCGTCAATTCGTTCAGTTCGGCATTGAAGCACTCGGCTCTGACGACCCGGCCATAGATGCAGAAGTCCTTTCCCTTGCTTTGAACTCCTATAAGACGCTTGGCTTGAAGTCGTTGAAACTCGTCTTGAACAGTCTCGGAGATAAAGAAAGCAGAGAAGCTCACAGACAAGCACTGGTGGAGCACTTCGAACCTCACAAAGAAGAACTATGTTCGGATTGCCAACTTCGGTTAGATCAGAATCCTCTCCGCGTATTGGACTGCAAAAAGGACAGAGATCATCCGGCGATGGCCACGGCACCATCCATCCTGGATTATTTAAACGATTATTCGAAAGATTATTTCCAACGTGTTAAAGGACACCTGGATACTATGGGGATTGAATATGTGATCGATCCGAATCTTGTTCGTGGTCTTGATTATTATAATCATACAGCCTTTGAAATCATGAGTGAGGCTGACGGTTTCGGTGCGATCACCACCCTCAGTGGAGGAGGCCGTTACACGGGACTTGTTCAGGAAGTAGGAGGTCCTGAAACTTCCGGAATCGGTTTTGCTATGAGTATCGAGCGCCTTCTTATGGCGTTGGATGCAGAAGGGGTGGAACTTCCGGTGGAGCAGGGGATGGATTGCTTCGTTGTCGCTATGGGAGAAGAGGCCGAAAAGGAATCCGTTCGAATTACGAATGAGCTGCGCTTGAACGGTTTACAGGCGGACAAAGATTATCTAGGGAAGAAAATGAAAGGGCAGTTTAAAGCTGCCGATCGTCTTGGGAGCCGTTATGTATTAGTCATCGGTGATCAGGAGCTGGAAAAGCAAGTCATCAATGTGAAAGACATGGAGACCGGCGAGCAGAAAGAAATAGCGCTTGAGGAAGTCGTCCGTTATATGCAATCCAAACTGGCTGGAGGGAAATGA